A DNA window from Phaeobacter sp. A36a-5a contains the following coding sequences:
- the cueR gene encoding Cu(I)-responsive transcriptional regulator: MNIGDVANRSGLPAKTIRYYEDIGLIKPRRSENGYRCFAETDLHKLAFLGRARALGFTIEDCRTLLALYEDESRASADVKQLAQEHLDKINLKIADLEAMRDTLSELVTCCSGDNRPDCPILRDLSQIPEQQDVAD, translated from the coding sequence ATGAATATAGGCGATGTGGCGAACCGCTCCGGCCTACCGGCCAAGACCATTCGATACTATGAGGACATTGGGCTGATCAAACCGCGGCGCAGCGAAAACGGGTATCGCTGTTTTGCGGAGACCGACCTTCACAAGCTGGCGTTTCTGGGTCGTGCCCGCGCGCTTGGGTTTACGATTGAGGACTGCCGCACGCTTCTTGCGCTTTACGAAGATGAGAGCCGTGCCAGCGCAGATGTCAAACAACTGGCGCAAGAACATCTGGACAAGATCAACCTCAAGATCGCGGATCTGGAAGCGATGCGGGACACATTGTCGGAACTGGTCACCTGCTGTTCCGGCGATAATCGCCCGGACTGCCCGATATTGCGTGATCTGTCGCAGATCCCGGAGCAGCAAGACGTCGCGGATTGA
- a CDS encoding GntR family transcriptional regulator: protein MKLQAVDISRTESAATIIFRTLRKAIITGELSDGTPLRQDEIAKAFHTSRFPVREAIARLEQQGLVTSQRYKGAVVATLSMQDASEIFDLRAKLEADIIRAAVPNMTMDILAQARAHLDAFAACDAPMQWGPLNRKFHGTLYSVSGLPYHVEIVETSMDRIDRYLRAQLIMSDGMARSSREHRAILAACETGDADLAAQLTAEHILAAKTSLEDQLRAQIP from the coding sequence TTGAAACTACAAGCCGTTGACATCTCCCGGACCGAATCCGCCGCGACGATCATCTTTCGCACCCTGCGCAAGGCGATCATCACCGGTGAGCTGTCGGATGGCACCCCCCTGCGGCAGGATGAAATCGCCAAGGCCTTTCACACCTCGCGCTTTCCCGTTCGCGAGGCGATTGCCCGCTTGGAACAGCAGGGGCTGGTCACCTCCCAGCGCTACAAGGGTGCCGTGGTCGCAACCCTGTCGATGCAGGACGCCTCAGAAATCTTTGACCTGCGCGCCAAGCTTGAAGCGGATATCATCCGCGCCGCCGTCCCGAATATGACCATGGACATCCTCGCACAGGCGCGCGCGCATCTGGATGCCTTTGCCGCCTGCGATGCGCCAATGCAATGGGGGCCGCTGAACCGAAAATTTCACGGCACGCTCTATAGCGTCAGCGGCTTGCCCTATCACGTCGAGATCGTCGAAACCTCGATGGACCGGATTGATCGCTACCTTCGCGCGCAGCTTATCATGAGCGACGGCATGGCCCGCAGCAGCAGGGAGCATCGCGCGATACTGGCGGCTTGCGAAACAGGTGATGCCGATCTCGCGGCCCAGCTGACAGCAGAGCATATTCTGGCTGCCAAAACCTCGCTTGAGGATCAGCTACGCGCGCAGATCCCCTAA
- a CDS encoding PrkA family serine protein kinase, with the protein MKDIAEIFAEQYGETREQEMSLQDYLNACRDDPSMYANVAERMLKAIGEEELVDTSKDARLGPIFQNRTIKRYAAFKDFYGMEDTIERIVGYFRHAAQGLEERKQILYLLGPVGGGKSSLAERLKRLVEEQPIYVLKAGDQLSPIFESPLGLFDPVRMGKLLSDEYGIAQHRLPGLMSPWAVQRLDEFGGDINKFSVVRLYPSRLRRICVAKVEPGDENNQDISTLVGKVDIRQLEHYSQDNPDAYSFSGGLNRATQGVLEFVEMFKAPIKMLHPLLTATQEGNYMGTESFGAIPFTGLILAHSNESEWQQFKNNKNNEAFIDRVSIVKVPYCLRVSEEAKIYDKLIEHSELAAAPCAPETLKILSRFSVLTRLKPHENSNLYSKLRVYDGESLKDTDPKAKTVQEYQDRAGVDEGMNGISTRFAFKVLSTTFNFDTDEVAADPVHLMYVLEQMIKREQFPAETEAKYLAFIKTELAPRYEEFIGNEIQKAYLESYTEYGQNVFDRYISYADAWIEEQDYKDPDTGQLYDREVLDAELSKIEKPVGIANPKDFRNEVVKFALRHRANTGSNPAWNSYEKLRDVIEKHMFSQVEELLPVISFGSKKDSKTEGKHQEFVERMRSHGYTDRQVRRLVEWYMRVNKAG; encoded by the coding sequence ATGAAAGACATTGCCGAAATTTTTGCCGAACAATACGGCGAAACGCGCGAGCAGGAGATGTCGTTACAGGACTATCTGAATGCTTGTCGCGATGATCCCAGCATGTATGCCAATGTCGCCGAACGTATGCTCAAGGCGATTGGCGAAGAGGAGCTGGTTGATACGTCAAAAGATGCGCGACTGGGTCCGATCTTTCAGAACCGCACCATCAAGCGATACGCTGCCTTCAAAGATTTCTACGGCATGGAGGACACGATCGAGCGGATCGTGGGTTATTTCCGCCACGCCGCGCAGGGGCTGGAGGAGCGCAAGCAGATCCTGTACCTGCTGGGTCCGGTCGGCGGTGGTAAATCCTCGCTCGCGGAACGTCTGAAACGTCTGGTAGAGGAGCAGCCGATCTACGTGCTGAAGGCTGGCGATCAGCTGTCGCCGATCTTCGAGAGCCCGCTTGGCCTTTTCGATCCGGTGCGGATGGGCAAATTGCTGAGCGATGAATATGGCATCGCCCAACACCGGCTGCCGGGGCTGATGTCGCCCTGGGCGGTCCAGCGGCTGGATGAGTTCGGCGGCGATATCAACAAATTCTCGGTGGTGCGGCTCTATCCGTCGCGGCTGCGCCGGATCTGCGTTGCGAAGGTTGAGCCGGGCGATGAGAACAATCAGGACATCTCCACGCTGGTCGGGAAGGTCGATATTCGCCAGCTGGAACATTACAGCCAGGACAATCCCGACGCCTATAGTTTCTCAGGTGGCCTGAATCGTGCGACCCAGGGCGTTCTTGAGTTCGTCGAGATGTTCAAGGCGCCGATCAAGATGCTGCATCCGTTGCTGACGGCGACGCAGGAAGGCAATTACATGGGGACCGAGAGCTTCGGCGCGATCCCCTTCACCGGGCTGATCCTTGCACATTCCAACGAGAGTGAATGGCAGCAGTTCAAGAACAACAAGAACAACGAGGCCTTCATCGACCGTGTGTCGATCGTGAAGGTGCCTTACTGCCTGCGGGTTTCCGAAGAGGCTAAGATCTACGACAAGCTGATCGAACACAGCGAGTTGGCTGCGGCCCCATGCGCGCCTGAAACGCTGAAGATCCTCAGCCGGTTTTCGGTGCTGACCAGGCTGAAACCGCATGAAAACTCAAATCTCTATTCCAAGCTGCGCGTCTACGATGGCGAAAGCCTGAAGGACACCGACCCGAAGGCCAAGACCGTGCAGGAGTATCAGGATCGCGCCGGTGTCGACGAGGGGATGAACGGGATTTCGACCCGCTTTGCCTTCAAGGTACTGTCGACCACCTTCAACTTTGACACCGATGAGGTGGCGGCGGATCCGGTGCACTTGATGTATGTGCTGGAGCAGATGATCAAACGCGAACAATTCCCGGCGGAGACAGAGGCGAAATACCTTGCTTTCATCAAAACGGAACTGGCCCCGCGCTATGAGGAGTTCATCGGCAATGAAATCCAGAAAGCCTATCTGGAGAGCTATACCGAATACGGGCAGAACGTGTTCGATCGCTATATCTCTTATGCCGATGCCTGGATCGAGGAGCAGGATTACAAGGACCCGGACACCGGCCAGCTCTATGACCGCGAGGTTCTGGACGCCGAGCTGAGCAAGATCGAAAAACCGGTGGGCATCGCCAACCCCAAGGACTTCCGCAATGAGGTGGTCAAATTCGCCCTGCGTCATCGCGCCAATACCGGCTCGAACCCGGCATGGAACTCCTACGAGAAGCTGCGGGATGTGATCGAGAAACACATGTTCAGCCAGGTCGAGGAACTGCTTCCGGTTATCTCCTTCGGATCGAAGAAGGACAGCAAGACCGAAGGCAAACATCAGGAGTTCGTCGAACGGATGCGCAGCCACGGCTATACCGACCGGCAGGTTCGCAGGTTGGTGGAATGGTACATGCGCGTAAATAAGGCGGGCTAA
- a CDS encoding SpoVR family protein, protein MQAGDTISKPLFTGPEWTFELLEVARDAIEDIALNDLGLDVYPNQIEIISAEQMLDAYSCVGLPLMYQHWSFGKHFARDEALYRTGRQGLAYEIVINSNPCISYNMEENTMAMQTLVMAHAAFGHNHFFKNNYLFQQWTDAAGIHDYLAFAKNYIAACEERYGLSAVEEILDAAHALQSQGVFRYGRPPKPTTEELAAMQKVREGYESGQSVLDIWTDATMGGDKLEQIRDEPYSARRKLMNLPQENLLYFLEKHSPVLDPWQSEILRIVRMLAQYLYPQKQTKVMNEGCATFVHYYIINKLFEQGRLTEGAYMEMMHSHTNVVLQPEYDDPRYSGINPYALGFAMMQDIRRICENPTDEDREWFPDFAGDPDWRRVMRDAWANYRDESFIQQFLSPHLIRKFKLFTLADDAEQSHLVVSQIHNRSGYRSVRRDLAHSYDLAYLEPDIQVTDADLKGDRELKLTHTVRDGIHLSEDDRDEVLKHLRRLWGYDVSLEAVDAGS, encoded by the coding sequence ATGCAGGCGGGTGATACTATCTCGAAGCCACTGTTCACGGGGCCGGAATGGACCTTTGAACTTCTGGAAGTTGCGCGGGACGCGATTGAGGATATTGCGCTGAATGATCTGGGGCTTGATGTATATCCGAACCAGATCGAGATCATCTCGGCCGAGCAGATGCTGGATGCCTATTCCTGCGTCGGTCTGCCGCTGATGTATCAGCACTGGTCATTCGGTAAACATTTCGCCCGCGACGAGGCGCTGTATCGGACCGGGCGGCAGGGGCTGGCCTATGAGATCGTCATCAACTCAAACCCCTGTATCAGCTACAATATGGAAGAAAATACCATGGCCATGCAGACGCTGGTCATGGCCCATGCGGCCTTTGGGCATAATCATTTTTTCAAGAACAACTACCTGTTTCAGCAATGGACCGATGCGGCCGGCATTCACGACTATCTGGCCTTTGCCAAGAACTACATCGCCGCCTGCGAGGAGCGCTACGGGCTCAGCGCAGTAGAGGAGATCCTGGACGCGGCCCATGCGCTGCAATCGCAGGGGGTCTTTCGCTATGGCCGTCCGCCCAAACCCACCACCGAAGAACTGGCAGCGATGCAGAAGGTGCGTGAAGGTTATGAAAGCGGTCAGAGCGTTCTGGATATATGGACCGATGCAACCATGGGGGGCGACAAGCTGGAGCAGATCAGGGACGAGCCCTATAGTGCCCGTCGCAAGCTGATGAATCTGCCGCAGGAAAACTTGCTGTATTTTCTGGAGAAACACAGCCCGGTTCTTGATCCCTGGCAATCTGAAATCCTGCGCATCGTGCGGATGCTGGCGCAGTATCTTTACCCCCAGAAACAGACCAAGGTTATGAATGAGGGCTGCGCGACCTTTGTGCATTATTACATTATCAACAAGCTGTTCGAGCAGGGCCGCCTGACCGAAGGCGCCTATATGGAGATGATGCACAGTCATACCAATGTGGTGCTCCAGCCGGAATATGACGACCCGCGGTATTCTGGCATCAATCCCTATGCGCTGGGCTTTGCGATGATGCAGGACATTCGCCGCATCTGCGAGAACCCGACCGATGAAGATCGCGAATGGTTTCCGGATTTCGCGGGTGATCCCGACTGGCGCCGGGTGATGCGGGATGCCTGGGCCAATTACCGCGATGAAAGTTTCATCCAGCAGTTCCTGTCGCCGCATCTCATCCGCAAGTTCAAACTGTTCACCCTCGCTGATGACGCCGAGCAGTCACATCTGGTGGTGAGCCAGATCCACAATCGCAGCGGCTATCGCTCGGTGCGGCGCGATCTCGCGCATTCCTACGATCTGGCCTATTTAGAGCCCGATATTCAGGTCACCGATGCCGATCTGAAAGGCGACCGCGAGCTGAAGCTGACCCATACGGTGCGCGACGGCATTCACCTGTCGGAGGATGACCGCGACGAGGTGTTGAAGCATCTGCGCCGCTTGTGGGGCTACGATGTCAGCCTTGAGGCGGTGGACGCCGGATCCTAG
- a CDS encoding S-(hydroxymethyl)glutathione dehydrogenase/class III alcohol dehydrogenase, whose protein sequence is MIRTRAAVAVAPGKPLEIMEVNLEGPKKGEVLVEIKATGLCHTDEFTRSGDDPEGIFPAILGHEGAGVVIEVGEGVTSLEVGDHVIPLYTPECRECEYCLNPKTNLCQAIRSTQGQGLLPDGSTRFSMLDGTPIHHYMGCSTFANHTVVPEIALAKIRKDAPFDKVCYIGCGVTTGIGAVINTAKVEIGSRAIVFGLGGIGLNVIQGLRLAGADQIVGVDLNPGKVEMAKKFGMTDFVNPSEVEGDLVAHLVELTKGGADYTFDATGNVQVMRTALEAAHKGWGESIIIGVAPAGAEISTRPFQLVTGRSWRGTAFGGAAGRTDVPKIVDWYMDGKIEIDPMITHKLSLDEINHGFELMHEGKSIRAVVEF, encoded by the coding sequence ATGATACGCACTCGCGCCGCTGTGGCCGTTGCCCCGGGCAAACCGCTTGAGATCATGGAAGTGAACCTCGAAGGCCCGAAAAAGGGCGAGGTGCTGGTCGAAATCAAGGCAACGGGCCTCTGCCACACGGATGAATTCACCCGCTCCGGGGATGACCCAGAAGGGATCTTCCCGGCCATCCTGGGCCACGAGGGCGCAGGCGTCGTGATCGAAGTTGGAGAAGGCGTCACCAGCCTTGAAGTGGGCGATCACGTCATTCCGCTTTACACCCCCGAGTGCCGCGAATGCGAGTATTGCCTCAACCCAAAGACAAATCTGTGTCAGGCGATCCGCTCTACCCAAGGTCAGGGCCTGCTGCCGGACGGATCCACCCGTTTCTCGATGCTGGATGGGACACCGATCCACCATTACATGGGCTGCTCGACCTTTGCCAATCACACAGTGGTGCCTGAGATCGCCCTGGCCAAGATCCGCAAGGACGCCCCCTTTGACAAGGTCTGCTACATCGGATGCGGCGTCACCACCGGCATCGGCGCGGTGATCAACACCGCCAAGGTCGAGATCGGGTCGCGCGCGATTGTCTTCGGCCTTGGCGGCATTGGACTCAACGTGATCCAGGGTCTGCGACTGGCAGGTGCGGATCAGATCGTCGGCGTCGACCTCAACCCCGGCAAGGTTGAGATGGCCAAGAAATTCGGCATGACCGACTTCGTAAACCCCTCAGAGGTAGAGGGCGATCTGGTGGCGCATCTGGTTGAGCTGACCAAGGGTGGCGCCGATTACACATTCGACGCGACGGGCAATGTGCAGGTCATGCGGACCGCGCTTGAAGCGGCGCATAAAGGCTGGGGTGAGAGCATCATCATCGGCGTGGCTCCGGCAGGCGCCGAGATTTCGACCCGTCCGTTCCAGCTGGTCACAGGCCGCAGCTGGCGTGGCACCGCCTTTGGTGGCGCCGCCGGACGTACCGACGTGCCCAAGATCGTGGACTGGTATATGGACGGCAAGATCGAGATCGACCCGATGATCACACACAAACTGTCGCTGGACGAGATCAACCATGGGTTCGAACTGATGCACGAAGGAAAGTCGATCCGCGCCGTGGTCGAATTCTGA
- a CDS encoding YeaH/YhbH family protein, with product MHHFIDRRANPKGKSLGNRQRFLERARESIKERVDRSVRDKSIKDGGGIPAEGEKVTIPSRGLKEPRFHHSAKGGRRRHVLPGNKDFVVGDTLKRPQGGAGEGGKQASEDGDGADEFSFTLTRDEYLEILFDGLELPDLVKKASVETETIGTRRAGLTTAGTPNNLNLVRTMRNSLGRRIALQRPTAKSIAELQKQIEELQALAERSTEQEAYLEELILRLEALERKRRVVGYIDPLDLRYDTHVPEKIRNSRAVVFCLMDVSGSMQEREKDLAKRFFLLLHLFLARSYEHTELVFVRHTHHAQEVDEETFFYARETGGTIVSTALEKMKEIVAKRYPPDEWNIYGAQASDGENFGNDSARCKALLLEELLPVCQYYAYVEIVDENAEMLLSNPEAGEDLWQNYRQVKAQVPHFEMQRVSQPSHIYPIFREFFLPKAKGAQNAGG from the coding sequence ATGCATCACTTTATCGACAGGCGCGCCAATCCCAAGGGCAAGAGTTTGGGGAACCGGCAACGGTTCCTCGAGCGCGCCCGCGAAAGCATCAAGGAGCGCGTGGACAGATCGGTCCGCGACAAATCGATCAAGGATGGTGGCGGTATTCCTGCCGAAGGTGAGAAGGTCACTATTCCCTCACGGGGTTTGAAAGAACCCCGGTTTCACCATTCCGCCAAGGGGGGCCGCCGCCGTCACGTGCTGCCCGGCAACAAGGATTTTGTTGTCGGCGACACGCTCAAGCGACCGCAGGGGGGCGCAGGAGAGGGGGGCAAACAGGCGTCCGAGGATGGCGATGGCGCGGATGAATTTTCCTTTACCCTGACGCGCGACGAATATCTTGAGATCCTGTTTGATGGTCTTGAGCTTCCAGATCTGGTCAAAAAAGCCTCTGTAGAGACTGAAACCATCGGGACACGCCGTGCCGGGCTGACCACTGCGGGCACGCCGAACAACCTCAACCTTGTGCGGACGATGCGCAATTCGCTGGGACGTCGGATCGCACTGCAACGCCCGACTGCCAAATCCATAGCCGAGCTGCAAAAACAGATCGAGGAGCTTCAGGCGCTGGCGGAACGCAGCACCGAACAGGAAGCCTATCTTGAAGAGCTGATCCTCCGGTTGGAGGCTCTGGAGCGCAAACGTCGCGTGGTGGGATATATTGACCCGCTGGATCTGCGATATGACACCCACGTGCCGGAGAAGATCCGCAACTCCCGCGCGGTCGTGTTCTGCCTTATGGACGTCTCTGGCTCCATGCAGGAGCGGGAGAAGGATCTGGCCAAACGGTTCTTCCTGCTGCTGCATCTGTTCCTGGCGCGCAGCTATGAGCATACCGAACTGGTCTTTGTGCGTCACACCCATCACGCGCAGGAGGTTGATGAAGAAACCTTCTTCTATGCCCGCGAGACAGGCGGCACCATCGTGTCGACCGCGCTGGAGAAGATGAAGGAGATCGTCGCCAAACGCTACCCGCCGGATGAGTGGAACATCTACGGGGCGCAGGCCTCTGATGGGGAGAATTTCGGCAATGACTCGGCGCGTTGCAAGGCGCTGCTTCTGGAAGAGCTGCTGCCGGTCTGCCAGTACTACGCCTATGTCGAAATCGTCGATGAGAACGCCGAGATGCTGTTGAGCAATCCCGAGGCGGGTGAGGACCTCTGGCAGAACTACCGGCAGGTCAAGGCTCAGGTCCCGCATTTTGAGATGCAGCGTGTGTCGCAGCCCTCCCATATCTATCCGATTTTCAGGGAGTTCTTCCTCCCCAAGGCAAAAGGGGCGCAGAATGCAGGCGGGTGA